In Irregularibacter muris, one DNA window encodes the following:
- a CDS encoding flavodoxin: MSHILIVYYSLFHNTENLALEIAEQTGGVLRELIPAKNYSFDYNTAAKEVRNEISRGFCPKLVSGNESIEEYQTIFIGTPNWFKTLAPPVMSFLRQHNFTDKTIIPFCTHGGGGFGQIEKDIAKECSKSIILPGIAVNGTGSPEEVTNWLETMGYKL; this comes from the coding sequence ATGAGCCATATACTCATTGTTTATTATTCACTTTTTCACAACACAGAAAATTTAGCATTAGAAATAGCAGAGCAGACAGGGGGTGTCCTAAGAGAATTAATTCCTGCTAAGAATTATTCCTTTGACTATAATACAGCTGCAAAAGAGGTAAGAAATGAAATTTCTCGAGGATTTTGCCCTAAGTTAGTTTCGGGAAATGAGTCAATAGAGGAATATCAAACAATATTTATAGGTACGCCCAACTGGTTTAAAACATTAGCTCCACCAGTGATGAGTTTTCTAAGACAACATAATTTCACAGACAAAACAATAATTCCCTTTTGCACCCATGGGGGCGGCGGCTTTGGTCAAATTGAAAAAGATATAGCAAAAGAATGTTCAAAATCCATAATCTTACCAGGTATTGCTGTAAATGGTACTGGTTCACCGGAAGAGGTGACAAATTGGCTAGAGACAATGGGGTACAAATTATGA
- a CDS encoding ABC transporter ATP-binding protein yields MSKVLRYMKKYRIYAILSPILMILEVLADIIIPYLMSRIVDIGIANRDIDYIIKIGLFMIVAALLGMIFGILSAHCGARAGYGFAAELRKETFKKVQGFSFANLDNFTVSSLITRLTNDCNTIGQVTMMSLRMAIRAPFLLLFALIMAFTINSSLARVFMVAIPVTAVIIAIVLVKARPLFLRLQSRVDRVNAIIQENLTGIRVIKSFNRQKHEEGRFKERNDSLRENALQAISLVILLMPVLNLVIYSTIIAVLWFGGQQVIIGTLGGGELISFITYITQIMLALMLISMFFMQFLRGSASLQRILEILNTESEIKESSQPVKELRDGTVRFDNVSFSYPGSNEKTLKNIHFKINSGEILGIIGSTGSSKSTLVQLIPRLYDVTEGSVSVGGIDVRDLQIKTLRDQVAFVLQKNTLFSGTLRENMKWGNEAATDQEIIDALKHAQAWEFVTQFEDGIDHRVEQGGDNFSGGQKQRLTIARALLKSPKVIILDDSTSAVDMTTDAKIQQTFQEELGHVTTIIIAQRISSIQHADRILVLHEGEIEAMGDHEMLIKHSPIYRELYESQQKGVIGE; encoded by the coding sequence TTGAGTAAAGTATTACGTTATATGAAGAAATATAGGATTTATGCCATACTTAGTCCAATACTTATGATTTTGGAGGTTTTGGCAGATATTATTATTCCCTATCTGATGTCACGAATCGTGGATATAGGAATTGCAAATAGGGATATTGATTATATTATAAAGATTGGTCTTTTCATGATTGTAGCTGCATTATTAGGCATGATTTTCGGGATTCTAAGTGCTCATTGTGGAGCAAGGGCAGGTTATGGATTTGCTGCGGAGCTAAGAAAGGAAACCTTTAAAAAAGTTCAGGGCTTTTCCTTTGCAAATCTTGACAATTTTACAGTTTCCTCTCTTATCACAAGACTTACTAATGATTGTAATACCATTGGCCAAGTCACAATGATGAGCCTTCGTATGGCAATAAGGGCACCGTTTTTACTGCTATTTGCATTGATTATGGCCTTTACCATAAATTCATCCTTAGCGAGGGTATTTATGGTAGCAATACCCGTTACGGCAGTTATCATTGCTATAGTATTAGTTAAGGCAAGACCATTATTTCTTAGGTTGCAAAGTCGTGTGGATAGGGTAAATGCCATCATTCAGGAAAATTTAACAGGCATAAGGGTTATTAAATCCTTTAATAGACAAAAACATGAAGAAGGTAGATTTAAAGAAAGAAATGATTCATTAAGAGAGAATGCCCTACAGGCTATTTCCCTTGTAATACTACTTATGCCTGTATTGAATCTTGTCATATATTCTACAATTATTGCCGTGTTATGGTTTGGTGGACAACAGGTTATTATAGGCACTTTAGGCGGTGGGGAGTTAATATCCTTTATTACTTATATCACTCAGATTATGCTCGCCCTTATGTTAATTTCAATGTTTTTTATGCAGTTTTTACGTGGTTCAGCATCTTTGCAGAGAATTTTAGAGATACTCAATACAGAATCGGAAATAAAGGAAAGTTCTCAGCCTGTAAAGGAATTAAGGGATGGGACAGTACGCTTTGACAATGTGAGCTTTAGCTACCCTGGAAGTAATGAAAAAACCCTAAAGAACATCCATTTTAAAATTAACTCAGGAGAAATTCTTGGAATAATTGGTTCTACAGGCTCATCAAAATCTACTTTGGTACAACTTATTCCAAGACTCTATGATGTAACAGAGGGATCTGTATCTGTAGGAGGAATAGATGTAAGAGATTTACAGATAAAGACTCTACGGGATCAGGTGGCCTTTGTCCTACAGAAAAACACACTGTTTTCTGGTACCCTTCGTGAAAATATGAAATGGGGGAATGAAGCAGCTACAGATCAGGAGATTATAGATGCATTAAAACATGCCCAGGCCTGGGAGTTTGTCACGCAGTTTGAAGACGGGATTGACCATAGAGTCGAGCAAGGAGGAGATAATTTTTCAGGTGGACAGAAACAAAGGCTTACCATTGCAAGAGCTTTATTAAAATCTCCAAAGGTTATTATCCTGGATGATTCAACAAGTGCCGTAGATATGACTACTGATGCAAAAATTCAGCAGACTTTTCAAGAAGAGCTTGGCCATGTAACCACCATTATTATTGCCCAAAGAATTTCATCCATCCAACATGCGGATAGAATTCTAGTATTACATGAAGGGGAAATAGAAGCAATGGGAGATCATGAAATGTTAATAAAGCATTCTCCAATTTATAGAGAACTTTATGAATCACAACAGAAAGGGGTGATTGGAGAATGA